In the Streptomyces sp. cg36 genome, one interval contains:
- a CDS encoding glycosyltransferase 87 family protein, whose product MKYRTVVDRSPRATGAVLLGVSLLALVVLCVVTRVPMADALVYRAEGAAVVGGTDLYGFTVTRWHLPATYPPFAAVLFVPTAWLPPPALKAAFVVGNALLLAVLVRLSCRFAGLPVRSGPLLAAVAAGLWLEPVFQTVLFGQINLALTCLVLADLTAEPAGRRRGLAVGVAAGIKLTPALFLLYALLTGRRREAATGAAAFAGTVLLGALVLPAASADFWTRRLFETGRVGKAWIVDNQSLQGLFARVLHTPAPGAPWAVAALATLAAGLWTACRAPDPRRGALAVAVTALLVSPISWSHHWVWCVPLLALLLAEGRPRTAVAVAAVFTARTLWLVPHQGELDLHLPWWQQPLASPYPLLGLAVLGGTAWRARRRGADAGPGTGAQPVPPASRSSASTIRYA is encoded by the coding sequence GTGAAGTACCGGACCGTGGTCGACCGTTCACCCCGCGCCACCGGCGCCGTCCTGCTCGGGGTCTCCCTCCTCGCTCTCGTCGTGCTCTGCGTCGTCACGCGCGTTCCCATGGCGGACGCCCTGGTCTACCGGGCCGAAGGCGCGGCCGTCGTGGGCGGTACCGATCTGTACGGGTTCACCGTCACCCGCTGGCACCTGCCCGCCACCTATCCGCCGTTCGCCGCGGTCCTCTTCGTGCCGACCGCCTGGCTCCCGCCGCCCGCGCTGAAGGCCGCCTTCGTCGTCGGGAACGCGCTGCTGCTGGCCGTGCTGGTCCGGCTCTCCTGCCGGTTCGCCGGGCTCCCGGTCCGGTCCGGGCCCCTGCTGGCCGCCGTCGCCGCCGGCCTCTGGCTCGAACCCGTCTTCCAGACGGTGCTGTTCGGCCAGATCAACCTCGCCCTGACCTGCCTGGTCCTGGCGGACCTCACGGCCGAGCCCGCAGGCCGCCGCCGGGGCCTCGCCGTGGGGGTCGCGGCGGGCATCAAGCTCACCCCCGCGCTCTTCCTGCTGTACGCGCTGCTCACCGGGCGGCGCCGGGAGGCGGCGACGGGCGCGGCGGCCTTCGCCGGGACCGTGCTGCTCGGCGCGCTCGTCCTGCCCGCCGCCAGCGCCGACTTCTGGACCCGGCGCCTCTTCGAGACCGGCCGGGTCGGCAAGGCGTGGATCGTCGACAACCAGTCGCTCCAGGGGCTGTTCGCCCGGGTGCTGCACACCCCCGCGCCCGGCGCGCCCTGGGCGGTGGCGGCGCTCGCCACCCTGGCGGCGGGCCTGTGGACGGCGTGCCGGGCGCCCGACCCGCGCCGGGGCGCGCTGGCCGTCGCCGTCACCGCGCTGCTCGTCTCCCCGATCAGCTGGTCGCACCACTGGGTGTGGTGCGTGCCGCTGCTCGCGCTGCTGCTGGCCGAGGGCCGCCCCCGTACCGCCGTGGCCGTCGCGGCCGTCTTCACCGCGCGCACGCTGTGGCTGGTGCCGCACCAGGGGGAGCTGGACCTCCACCTCCCCTGGTGGCAGCAGCCGTTGGCGTCGCCGTACCCGCTGCTCGGGCTCGCCGTCCTCGGCGGTACGGCCTGGCGGGCCCGGCGCCGGGGCGCGGACGCCGGGCCGGGGACCGGTGCTCAGCCCGTCCCGCCCGCCAGCAGGTCGTCCGCGTCGACGATCCGGTACGCGTAG
- a CDS encoding DNA repair helicase XPB, protein MNGPLIVQSDKTLLLEVDHERADACRRAIAPFAELERAPEHIHTYRVTPLGLWNARAAGHDAEQVVDALVEFSRYPVPHALLVDVAETMARYGRLTLSKHPSHGLVLTSTDRPVLEEILRSKKITPLVGARIDADTVAVHPSERGQIKQTLLKLGWPAEDLAGYVDGEAHPIELAEDGWSLRPYQKQAVEGFWHGGSGVVVLPCGAGKTLVGAGAMAEAKATTLILVTNTVSARQWKHELVKRTSLTEDEIGEYSGTRKEIRPVTIATYQVLTTRRKGVYPHLELFDSRDWGLIVYDEVHLLPAPVFKFTADLQARRRLGLTATLVREDGRESDVFSLIGPKRFDAPWKEIEAQGYIAPADCVEVRVNLTDAERLAYATAETEEKYRFCATTATKRKVTEALVKKFAGQQILVIGQYIDQLDELGEHLDAPVIKGETSNAQREKLFEAFRQGEISVLVVSKVANFSIDLPEATVAIQVSGTFGSRQEEAQRLGRVLRPKADGHQAHFYSVVARDTIDQDFAAHRQRFLAEQGYAYRIVDADDLLAGGTG, encoded by the coding sequence AGCGGGCCGACGCCTGCCGCCGTGCCATCGCGCCGTTCGCCGAGCTGGAGCGGGCGCCGGAGCACATCCACACCTACCGGGTGACCCCGCTGGGGCTGTGGAACGCCCGGGCGGCCGGGCACGACGCGGAGCAGGTGGTGGACGCGCTGGTCGAGTTCTCGCGCTACCCCGTGCCGCACGCGCTGCTCGTGGACGTCGCCGAGACGATGGCCCGGTACGGGCGGCTGACCCTCAGCAAGCACCCGAGCCACGGTCTGGTGCTGACCAGCACCGACCGGCCGGTCCTGGAAGAGATCCTGCGGTCCAAGAAGATCACCCCGCTGGTGGGGGCGCGGATCGACGCGGACACGGTGGCCGTGCACCCCTCCGAGCGCGGGCAGATCAAGCAGACGCTGCTGAAGCTGGGCTGGCCCGCCGAGGACCTCGCCGGATACGTGGACGGCGAGGCGCACCCCATCGAGCTCGCCGAGGACGGCTGGAGCCTGCGGCCGTACCAGAAGCAGGCCGTCGAGGGGTTCTGGCACGGCGGCAGCGGGGTGGTCGTGCTGCCCTGCGGCGCGGGCAAGACGCTGGTGGGCGCCGGGGCGATGGCCGAGGCGAAGGCGACCACGCTGATCCTGGTCACCAACACCGTCTCGGCCCGGCAGTGGAAGCACGAGCTGGTGAAGCGCACCTCGCTGACCGAGGACGAGATCGGCGAGTACAGCGGGACCCGCAAGGAGATCCGGCCGGTCACCATCGCCACGTACCAAGTGCTGACGACCCGCCGCAAGGGCGTCTATCCGCACCTGGAGCTCTTCGACTCCCGGGACTGGGGTCTGATCGTCTACGACGAGGTGCACCTGCTGCCCGCGCCGGTCTTCAAGTTCACCGCCGACCTCCAGGCGCGGCGGCGGCTCGGCCTCACCGCGACCCTGGTGCGCGAGGACGGCCGCGAGTCGGACGTCTTCTCGCTGATCGGGCCGAAGCGGTTCGACGCGCCGTGGAAGGAGATCGAGGCGCAGGGGTACATCGCCCCCGCCGACTGCGTCGAGGTCCGGGTCAATCTGACCGACGCGGAGCGGCTGGCGTACGCGACGGCCGAGACCGAGGAGAAGTACCGGTTCTGCGCGACCACCGCGACCAAGCGGAAGGTCACCGAGGCGCTGGTGAAGAAGTTCGCGGGCCAGCAGATCCTCGTCATCGGCCAGTACATCGACCAGCTCGACGAGCTGGGCGAGCACCTGGACGCGCCGGTGATCAAGGGCGAGACCAGCAACGCCCAGCGCGAGAAGCTCTTCGAGGCGTTCCGCCAGGGCGAGATCAGCGTGCTGGTCGTCTCCAAGGTCGCCAACTTCTCCATCGACCTGCCGGAGGCGACCGTCGCCATCCAGGTGTCCGGCACGTTCGGCTCGCGCCAGGAGGAGGCGCAGCGGCTCGGGCGCGTCCTGCGGCCGAAGGCCGACGGGCACCAGGCGCACTTCTACTCCGTGGTGGCCCGCGACACCATCGACCAGGACTTCGCCGCGCACCGCCAGCGGTTCCTGGCCGAGCAGGGCTACGCGTACCGGATCGTCGACGCGGACGACCTGCTGGCGGGCGGGACGGGCTGA